The Anabas testudineus chromosome 1, fAnaTes1.2, whole genome shotgun sequence genomic sequence CGATGCTGATGTTTCTTTGTTAGGATGAGCTCctttcatatttaatatttatgttcTTCTCCAATCCTGTGTCTACAGgatcatctttctctttcacaaaAATGGGCACCTGAATTACAAAGCCAAGGTGAAGCCTCCTCGACTCAACGGGCAGAGAGTCGGCGTGTACTCTACACGCAGTCCACACCGACCAAATGCTTTGGGTCTAACCTTGGCTAGGTTGGATAAAATCGTGGGTGAGTGTCACTGACAAAATGTGCCTTAAATTGTTGTtcttattatttgttttgtgtgaatgtaaacGTATCTAAATTATAACGGTTGTAACTTTAGCACTTTAGCACCACAGTTAAAGTAAATCTGCTTTAGGTTTGAATGTTGATTTGCAAAAGTTGTTAAAGTTATCTAATGCATGTGTTCCTACCTTCCTCTTGTAGGAGACACGATACATCTGTCAAACATAGACATGATCGATGGCACCCCAGTCCTCGACATCAAACCCTACATTTCAGAATACGACTCCCCTCACACCAGGGTTGTCATGGACTCAGAGCCTTCTGATTCAAACACAGATGAACCAAATGCAACTACAGAGGAAGGATCAGATATCTTAAACCCTCATAATGTGTCAGAAACTGATGTTCAGTTGACTGTGAAGCGTCAAAGAACTGATGATAATGTAGGAAGTCTCTTCATCAGGGACACATGTGAAGCTGATGCTCCAGTCACAGATTCTTCCCGAGTCAGTGCTCAGTGTTCCCTGTCCAAAGACCTTTACAGTGTGCTGGAAGAGGTAACAGCCTATGTGAGCCAAGGTGACCCTGGTCAAAGTGAGGACCAAGTTTCATTCTCTCCTAAAACAAAGCCTCCAGAGTTGAAAGTGGACCGGCCTTGCTACGGAGAGGACGCCTACAGTACCATTGCTGGCTGGATCAGAGATCCACCTGTCGGCAGTCTGGATGTACGCTTCACCCCTCATGCTGAGAGGGAGTTGGCTGAATTCCTACCTGCACACCTATCAGGTGAGTCAGTTTGATctaattttgtgtttgtggaagCTACAACAAAGGGTGATATTAGGTGATATTCTCCTTTTCTCCACTAGAAGGCACTGTAGTGACAGATGAATGTGAAACAGTCACTCAGAGCAGCACACTGTTGATATTCACTTGCAAAAACTAATGTGTGTCCCACATAGGACCCCCTGAAAGTGACAGACCCAGGTTCAGGTTTCTGCGCAGTCCAGAGGAGGCTGCAGCCGCCATAAGAGGGGTGCTGTCTGCAGACCCGCGTTCCGTCTATAGGAGAACACGCTGCGAAGACaaactcttcttcttcactctcgACACGGCGGACATCACCTGCTGGTTTGGACAAGGCTTTGCTGAGGTACTGCAGGTTCGACCTGTTGAACGCCCGATCGGCTTAATGTGAGACACCTTTTCAGCAAAAGAAGTTTAAGTATAGCTGGATAACGTGACTTTTCATCcgtgtaaacaaacaaaaatggagCATATGTAATTTAGATGTAAGATTGGAGATTTAGATTGTTGAAAGATAAGATATTACCTTTTATATAATCAAAAagatattgttttatttagctTCTATCTCTCAATCCAAAACAAACTGTCTGGAATTAGAAGTGATTGTACAAGTGTAGTAAATGACAGAGTTCTTATGAACCAGGAAATGTATATTCTTTTAAGGTATTAAAGGTCACTTGCCCTCatcatttagaaaatattttctccACTGGTGTAGCCAGATTGCTTTGCATTGTTTAAAGGTCTCTGACTGTTTCTCCACCcatgtgaaaaaataaactgtattataaTGAATAAGCggtcctttttgtttttccaattaACGGTGTCAGTAAAtcatgcagcagctgcagctttacagtggtgtgtgtttggagtAAGAAAGGAAGTGAGTGAGAGTAAATACTATGGAACCGATGACAAGGAATTGttatatacatgtatttatttttgtatcttCAGGCTTGACTGCGTTGCTTAAGTAGGAATCCTGAGTGTTcagacaaactaaaaatgtgtctttttgacatgttgaaacttttttttattgattccAGTTGTAGATTTCACAAGCTAGACAGCAgtgtgtaaaataatgtaattgtTCAGTATTGGATTAAATCATGGTCCTCAGCATATAAGGTAGTTAAAATAAGCTCTGTTATAATCCATCTGTGACATTAAGTTGATGAACATAATAATTGGATCACAATTTAAAATGCCTTATCATAGTAGTCATTTCTATACCT encodes the following:
- the trmo gene encoding tRNA (adenine(37)-N6)-methyltransferase, with protein sequence MSPLCDCCGEKLNQQVSVMRKEIKNLRQMLDGALRAHRKHMNSLQSAVSQIGGKDQAPPPPPPPPPQDALERGHVQTVPIGYINSCFSEKNGTPRQPTICGPSRAELRIEQSVFNNPGHALVGLEQYSHVWIIFLFHKNGHLNYKAKVKPPRLNGQRVGVYSTRSPHRPNALGLTLARLDKIVGDTIHLSNIDMIDGTPVLDIKPYISEYDSPHTRVVMDSEPSDSNTDEPNATTEEGSDILNPHNVSETDVQLTVKRQRTDDNVGSLFIRDTCEADAPVTDSSRVSAQCSLSKDLYSVLEEVTAYVSQGDPGQSEDQVSFSPKTKPPELKVDRPCYGEDAYSTIAGWIRDPPVGSLDVRFTPHAERELAEFLPAHLSGPPESDRPRFRFLRSPEEAAAAIRGVLSADPRSVYRRTRCEDKLFFFTLDTADITCWFGQGFAEVLQVRPVERPIGLM